The Bacteriovorax sp. PP10 nucleotide sequence CTCCTCGTTTAACTTTTCTTCATCTTATTCCTGTGATGACGGATAAGAAATGATTTGAGTCATTATAAAAATTAATTTTACCTTTTTTTTATTAATTTTTAGAGTGTTAATGCCTTTATCTAACATCCGTAGGATTGTTTTCAAGCGTAAAAAAAGTATTAATAGTATTAATTAAAAGGGTCTAGATTAAAAAAAAGGAAAAACATGATTGATTCAGCACAAGTTCACCTCGCTCTTAACCACTTTCCAATTGCAGGAATGTTCTTCACCATCCTCTTATTAGCGATAGGGTTTATCTTGAAGAAAAGGGAACTGATTTTGTCGGGAATGTTGATCGCTGTGATTTCCAGCATTGCTATTATTCCCATGAGTTTAAGTGGAGAAGGGGTTGAAGAGATTGTTGAGCATAAGCCAGGTGTGACCCACGAACTCATTCATGAGCACGAAGAGATGGCAGAAAAAGCACTGATCGTTTTTATCGCGACAGGGCTCTTGGCAATTTCATGGTTTGCTTTAAGAAAAAAGAAGCAGCATTGGGCGGTAAAAATTGAAGTTGTCACTTTTCTTTTGTCTATCATTTCTGCTTTAATAATAGCTCAGACTGCACATTTAGGCGGCATGATTAGACATGATGAAATAAGATCAGAGAAATCACAATAAAGATATTGAGACATTTAAAAATGGAGTTTTAGATGAAATTTTTTTTGCTGTTAGGTGGCTGCATGTTGATGTTGGCATCATGTGCGAATGTTCCACAAATTGACCGTGGTATTCTGGCCAAAAGGATTATGCAATTTGATCCACACCCGGAAGAAACTGTTTTCCAGGATGAAGTAAGGGCCTTTAGAGAAGGTGCCATTGGCGGAGGAAAAGCAGTAGGAGGTGGTTGTGGATGTAATTAAATTCAATCGAATCATGCTGACAATTCTTCTACTTGTATTAAGCGTACAAAATGCTTTTGCTGAGATGATGGAAAAGGGGAAAACAAAAGTTAAAACCCTTTTGAATGTTTACAATCAAAAAAGTAGTACGGGTAAGCAGGTTCTTGATAACTCGGGCAATGAAAAAGTCACTGTTATTGAGCCTGAAATTTTTGTAAAACATCAAATAAGTGCTGATACTGAAATTAATGCCAGTTTTACAATTGATACGTGGACAGCGGAGTCAGATACCATTCTTGACGGAAATACAGGTGCCAGTGGATCAGGAAAAAAAGGGCAGTCAAGAATTGCTCCCAATATTGGAGTAAGAAGAGAAGTTGGGAAGAATAAGTACGGAATGAACTTAGGATTTTCTAGCGAGTATGACTACACTTCAAAAAATATTTCTGCTGATTTTGAACGCTCATTTGCTGATGATAACTTCACGCTTGGAATCGGGGGCCAGTATTATGCAGATACTGTAAGTCTGTTTCCAGACATCACTCCACCGGCAAATGCTAAAATCACTAAAGACTTAAAACGTGATATTTATGCAATTAATCTTGGTGCTTCTCAAATTTTAACTCGTAAAGATATTGTTGAAGTTGGTGTTACATATGCCAATTCAAAGGGGAGACTAGAGTCAACTGCGGGGACTGTAAACATTGCAGGTACTCGTGAAGTTGAAGTTCTTCCTGGAAAAAGAGAAAGAAGTGCAATTTCGACAAAGTGGGTTCATGCTTTAAGTGATGAGATGGCCTTCAACCTGAGTTACCGCAATTATTTTGATGATTGGGGATCACATGCCAATACAGTAAGAGCAGCTTATTTAATTGCTTTAAGAGAAGAGCAGGATTTTATCGAAATAGCGCTTCGTTATCATTCTCAAAGTGCAGTCGATTATTACAAAGATAGTTTTGGAACGACAGAACGTTTTATGACGAGTGATTCAGATATGAGTAAATTTAGTTCTGTTGAGCCTTCAGTAATGTACTCAAGGTCGTTGGGAGGATTACATGTCTTTGGTGTTGAATTTCAAGATGCAGAGTGGGGTACTTCTTTAACTTATGCTAAGAGAAATACGGGCCTTCAGTACACTTATTTGCAAACATCTTTGGCATTCTCTTTTTAAAGGAAAGTTATGAAACAATTAGTTCTGTTGTTATTTTTTTTCTCATTAAATGCTTATGCAGAAAAATTACCTGACTTCAATTTGCCAGTTTATAATACTGATTCTAAATTTCATTTAAGCGAAAGTTTAAAAGATAAGAAGGTGCTTATTAATTTTTGGGCCACATGGTGTACATCATGTATTCATGAAATACCACTACTGGAAGCTTTGAAAGAAAAATATG carries:
- a CDS encoding DUF4266 domain-containing protein; the protein is MKFFLLLGGCMLMLASCANVPQIDRGILAKRIMQFDPHPEETVFQDEVRAFREGAIGGGKAVGGGCGCN
- a CDS encoding DUF3570 domain-containing protein yields the protein MDVIKFNRIMLTILLLVLSVQNAFAEMMEKGKTKVKTLLNVYNQKSSTGKQVLDNSGNEKVTVIEPEIFVKHQISADTEINASFTIDTWTAESDTILDGNTGASGSGKKGQSRIAPNIGVRREVGKNKYGMNLGFSSEYDYTSKNISADFERSFADDNFTLGIGGQYYADTVSLFPDITPPANAKITKDLKRDIYAINLGASQILTRKDIVEVGVTYANSKGRLESTAGTVNIAGTREVEVLPGKRERSAISTKWVHALSDEMAFNLSYRNYFDDWGSHANTVRAAYLIALREEQDFIEIALRYHSQSAVDYYKDSFGTTERFMTSDSDMSKFSSVEPSVMYSRSLGGLHVFGVEFQDAEWGTSLTYAKRNTGLQYTYLQTSLAFSF
- a CDS encoding TlpA family protein disulfide reductase — its product is MKQLVLLLFFFSLNAYAEKLPDFNLPVYNTDSKFHLSESLKDKKVLINFWATWCTSCIHEIPLLEALKEKYGKDVVFVAVNAGEKSNLIERFLKKYKFSYILLKDEDRSFSKSIGVDSLPVTIVLDKDRNIIYRDVVPPKEI